One stretch of Zingiber officinale cultivar Zhangliang chromosome 6B, Zo_v1.1, whole genome shotgun sequence DNA includes these proteins:
- the LOC121992425 gene encoding DNA ligase 1-like isoform X4 has translation MNPCCFFFLLLPWSLIELPLLHDVKTTSLTMNVAGVIKDGLLIAFSRSIIRDTINPVNLFLYDVTFLSVSYYNKGPCGLFSHHIHPSLGFLWISGIMVKTLDDFGYSASKRCEAWLKVKRDYVEGIGDSIDLVLISAWHGNGRKVGCADNLCKDIFLRGKMDDQGWVPVSLITTFNMVKRVTTSIAMILNALRDSTELEIQVPAIIYKQRKLEDERIG, from the exons ATGAACCCTTGCtgttttttcttcctcctccttccttggtcTCTGATCGAGTTGCCCCTCCTCCATG ACGTGAAGACCACTTCTCTCACTATGAACGTTGCCGGCGTCATCAAGGATGGGCTCCTCATTGCCTTCTCCCGGTCCATCATCCGTGACACAATCAACCCCGTCAACCTCTTCCTCTATGATGTCACCTTCCTCAGCGTTTCCTACTACAACAAGGGGCCTTGTGGCCTCTTCTCCCACCACATCCATCCGTCTCTAGGGTTTCTTTGGATTTCGG GAATTATGGTGAAGACTCTAGATGATTTTGGGTATTCTGCATCAAAACGTTGTGAGGCATGGCTGAAG gTAAAGCGTGATTATGTTGAAGGAATAGGTGATAGTATTGATCTTGTTCTTATTAGTGCTTGGCATGGAAATGGAAGAAAAGTTGGATG CGCGGATAATCTCTGTAAGGACATTTTTCTTCGTGGCAAGATGGATGATCAAGGTTGGGTTCCCGTCTCATTGATTACTACCTTTAACATG GTCAAAAGGGTGACCACGAGCATAGCGATGATATTGAATGCTCTAAGAGATTCGACAGAACTTGAAATACAA GTTCCTGCAATCATCTACAAGCAGAGAAAATTAGAAGACGAGAGGATTGGATGA
- the LOC121992425 gene encoding uncharacterized protein LOC121992425 isoform X2 encodes MNPCCFFFLLLPWSLIELPLLHDVKTTSLTMNVAGVIKDGLLIAFSRSIIRDTINPVNLFLYDVTFLSVSYYNKGPCGLFSHHIHPSLGFLWISGIMVKTLDDFGYSASKRCEAWLKVKRDYVEGIGDSIDLVLISAWHGNGRKVGWIHSLVDKQKLRLKRADNLCKDIFLRGKMDDQGWVPVSLITTFNMVKRVTTSIAMILNALRDSTELEIQQRKLEDERIG; translated from the exons ATGAACCCTTGCtgttttttcttcctcctccttccttggtcTCTGATCGAGTTGCCCCTCCTCCATG ACGTGAAGACCACTTCTCTCACTATGAACGTTGCCGGCGTCATCAAGGATGGGCTCCTCATTGCCTTCTCCCGGTCCATCATCCGTGACACAATCAACCCCGTCAACCTCTTCCTCTATGATGTCACCTTCCTCAGCGTTTCCTACTACAACAAGGGGCCTTGTGGCCTCTTCTCCCACCACATCCATCCGTCTCTAGGGTTTCTTTGGATTTCGG GAATTATGGTGAAGACTCTAGATGATTTTGGGTATTCTGCATCAAAACGTTGTGAGGCATGGCTGAAG gTAAAGCGTGATTATGTTGAAGGAATAGGTGATAGTATTGATCTTGTTCTTATTAGTGCTTGGCATGGAAATGGAAGAAAAGTTGGATG GATTCATTCTCTGGTTGACAAACAGAAACTGAGATTGAAGCG CGCGGATAATCTCTGTAAGGACATTTTTCTTCGTGGCAAGATGGATGATCAAGGTTGGGTTCCCGTCTCATTGATTACTACCTTTAACATG GTCAAAAGGGTGACCACGAGCATAGCGATGATATTGAATGCTCTAAGAGATTCGACAGAACTTGAAATACAA CAGAGAAAATTAGAAGACGAGAGGATTGGATGA
- the LOC121992425 gene encoding uncharacterized protein LOC121992425 isoform X1 — protein MNPCCFFFLLLPWSLIELPLLHDVKTTSLTMNVAGVIKDGLLIAFSRSIIRDTINPVNLFLYDVTFLSVSYYNKGPCGLFSHHIHPSLGFLWISGIMVKTLDDFGYSASKRCEAWLKVKRDYVEGIGDSIDLVLISAWHGNGRKVGWIHSLVDKQKLRLKRADNLCKDIFLRGKMDDQGWVPVSLITTFNMVKRVTTSIAMILNALRDSTELEIQVPAIIYKQRKLEDERIG, from the exons ATGAACCCTTGCtgttttttcttcctcctccttccttggtcTCTGATCGAGTTGCCCCTCCTCCATG ACGTGAAGACCACTTCTCTCACTATGAACGTTGCCGGCGTCATCAAGGATGGGCTCCTCATTGCCTTCTCCCGGTCCATCATCCGTGACACAATCAACCCCGTCAACCTCTTCCTCTATGATGTCACCTTCCTCAGCGTTTCCTACTACAACAAGGGGCCTTGTGGCCTCTTCTCCCACCACATCCATCCGTCTCTAGGGTTTCTTTGGATTTCGG GAATTATGGTGAAGACTCTAGATGATTTTGGGTATTCTGCATCAAAACGTTGTGAGGCATGGCTGAAG gTAAAGCGTGATTATGTTGAAGGAATAGGTGATAGTATTGATCTTGTTCTTATTAGTGCTTGGCATGGAAATGGAAGAAAAGTTGGATG GATTCATTCTCTGGTTGACAAACAGAAACTGAGATTGAAGCG CGCGGATAATCTCTGTAAGGACATTTTTCTTCGTGGCAAGATGGATGATCAAGGTTGGGTTCCCGTCTCATTGATTACTACCTTTAACATG GTCAAAAGGGTGACCACGAGCATAGCGATGATATTGAATGCTCTAAGAGATTCGACAGAACTTGAAATACAA GTTCCTGCAATCATCTACAAGCAGAGAAAATTAGAAGACGAGAGGATTGGATGA
- the LOC121992425 gene encoding uncharacterized protein LOC121992425 isoform X3 — protein MNPCCFFFLLLPWSLIELPLLHDVKTTSLTMNVAGVIKDGLLIAFSRSIIRDTINPVNLFLYDVTFLSVSYYNKGPCGLFSHHIHPSLGFLWISGIMVKTLDDFGYSASKRCEAWLKVKRDYVEGIGDSIDLVLISAWHGNGRKVGWIHSLVDKQKLRLKRADNLCKDIFLRGKMDDQGWVPVSLITTFNMVKRVTTSIAMILNALRDSTELEIQRKLEDERIG, from the exons ATGAACCCTTGCtgttttttcttcctcctccttccttggtcTCTGATCGAGTTGCCCCTCCTCCATG ACGTGAAGACCACTTCTCTCACTATGAACGTTGCCGGCGTCATCAAGGATGGGCTCCTCATTGCCTTCTCCCGGTCCATCATCCGTGACACAATCAACCCCGTCAACCTCTTCCTCTATGATGTCACCTTCCTCAGCGTTTCCTACTACAACAAGGGGCCTTGTGGCCTCTTCTCCCACCACATCCATCCGTCTCTAGGGTTTCTTTGGATTTCGG GAATTATGGTGAAGACTCTAGATGATTTTGGGTATTCTGCATCAAAACGTTGTGAGGCATGGCTGAAG gTAAAGCGTGATTATGTTGAAGGAATAGGTGATAGTATTGATCTTGTTCTTATTAGTGCTTGGCATGGAAATGGAAGAAAAGTTGGATG GATTCATTCTCTGGTTGACAAACAGAAACTGAGATTGAAGCG CGCGGATAATCTCTGTAAGGACATTTTTCTTCGTGGCAAGATGGATGATCAAGGTTGGGTTCCCGTCTCATTGATTACTACCTTTAACATG GTCAAAAGGGTGACCACGAGCATAGCGATGATATTGAATGCTCTAAGAGATTCGACAGAACTTGAAATACAA AGAAAATTAGAAGACGAGAGGATTGGATGA